The nucleotide sequence ATTCCCTGCTTGGCTTAACGTTTGTGGTGTCTTATATGGCTCTGGGACTTTTGAGTCTCTGTAAGTTCTACCTTGGAGGATTCAACGCTCTCCAGAACCATAATGTCATGCACAGGTAAGAGCAGATGGTGTATGTTTACaatttgcatgtgtttgttcAGTTTAAACAttgatgttttatatatattgtaggGGTGTTACAGAAGGAGTGACTCTGCTGCTGCTGGCCCTGCAGACTGGGTTGTTGGACATGGCAGCTCTACAGCGCTGCTTTCTGCTCTTTATCATCCTCTTCATTGTTCTCACATCTACTCTACAAAGCATGAGTGAGATCACAGAGCCTGTAGTGTTGGGGCTCGGAGCTAGTAGAAACAGGTATGTGATTCCATTTACAACCTAAACAAATGACAGTATTAATGATTGGAGGTGTGacagtatatatacagttgaagtcaaaagtttacatacaccttttaTGGGTTTAccagagggttttttttttgtgtgtgtgtttaaatttttaatCTGAGAGTTTagcattgtgttttttgtgatttCAGGGGTTTTTTATGCttaatcaaatacaatttttctttctctctccacaGGAGTGTGTGGAAGCACTTGCGTGGTTTATCTATGTGTGGCTTTTTGCTGCTGTTTCCGGGATTCATGGCCTATAAGATCTCTCAGTTTTTCAACATGGATTTCTGGCTGCTGATCTTGGTCTCTAGCTGTATGCTCACATCACTGCAAGTATGCTTTGTTTTATCAACTcagttgtttcattttattttctgtgagATCACAGCATGCTGTGCTCCCTTTTATAGGTGATGGGCACTCTGCTGATCTACAGCCTGTTCATGGTGGAGGTCTGGCGCGGTGCTGCCCTGCCCGGATTGGATGAGATTGTTTATTACGTAAATGGAGTGTGTCGGGTGCTGGAGTTtgctgtggctgtgtgtgtggtGGCGTACGGTGCGTGGGAGTCACTGTGGGGAGAGTGGAGCTGGATGGGAGCGTCGGTCATCATCATCCACTCCTACTGCAATGTGTGGCTACGTGCCCAGGCTGGCTGGAAAAGCTTCTTGCTAAGACAAGAAGCCGCTCGCAAAATCAACGTACTTCCACGGGCCAGCGCAGAGCAGCTGGAGGACCACAATGATGTCTGTGCTATCTGTTTCCAGGTCAGAACAAgatttttgaaagatcatgtgacactgaatactggagtaatgatgcataaaattcagcttttgccaacacaggaataaattacattttaaaggggtcatatgatgttttgtgtatttgatgtaatgcaatgtgtttaccCGGTTTGAGGATCAAAAAAGATATTATTTTCcacattattgttgctcctctctgccctGCCTTTCTGAAACATGTCtatttttttacaaagctcatcattttaaaaaaagcatggtgtgctctgattagccagctgtccagtgcattgtgattggccgaatacctcaagcatgtgatggagatgttacgccccttaccatgttgtgatgccttGTCCCGGCGCcacgagacaaaaacaataaaacccattataaatgaagcatttgttgcatccagtgaggacataattactgattataatgactcatactgtctttttacTTGATCACAAAACATCATGTGATCATTGAAACACAAACAACAAGCACTACCCTACACTCCTCAAAACTCGCATTTGAAtagtcagtagcaaattctttaaaatatgaaaacgtacttacaggctgtgagtcagaagcgtCAGAAtgtccttgcaaagttggaattgccccactttacattgatttctagttgtgtccTCATTTgaaggccaaacaaagtactttCGCTTTTGCAACGAAATACACAGCATGGTGGCTCCACAACATGGCTACTGCAATAATACTACAACGAGAATAAAAGTTGCCTTCTTTCTTTGTGTATACATTTGGGCgtgttatgcaaatcttcccacacaGTAACATAAATTTGTGGaggtgtgtttgaatgagccaTATTAGGAAAGCgtggctgagtcttaacttttataaagttTTCTTCAATCTTTGCAACTTAATAaagatcttatatatgcacaaacagcttgtaacactccaaagacaaaagaaaacatgaaatcacatcatatgacccctttaaaatagatTGAGGTAGAAAACAGTTTCATAATACTAAAGTTTTAAACTATGTTTGATCAAGATCAAGtaaatacagcaaaagacttctgaattattttaaacatctgACAAGTATAAATGATAGTAGTATAGGattgtacactactgttcaaaagtttgggatcattaagacttgttttttaaggaagtttcttatgctcataaAGGCTccatgtatttgatcaaaaatacagaaaaaaacagtaatattgcgaaatgttattacaattgcAGTGTcattgacactgaagactggaataatcacattgaaaatttagctttgatcacaggaaaaaaaacagattttaatgtatattaaagtagaaaaacattattttacattgtaataaaatttcacaatattacagtagtttttctgtatttttaatcaaataaatgcagccttgatgagcataagaatctttttacaaaaaacaaaacatcttactgatcccaaactttgagTGGCAATGTATATATTGTAAGCAAGATCTTCTGAGTATTTTAATGAAGTATTGcatccattttttttctaaccTGCAGGATATGACATCAGCGGTGATCACATACTGTGGTCATTTCTTCCATGGCAGCTGTTTGAGAAAATGGCTTTATGTGCAAGAGACGTGTCCCATGTGCCACGCCTCCATCAAACCCTCCCCGGCTAATCCGAACGCTGCAGCAGGTGAAACTCCACCACCCCCCCAAAACCCACCTCCATCAGAGCAGCAACCTTCTCCTGAGACCCATCAGGAGGAACAGCAGGGATCACAAGGAGACAATGTTCGCTCTGCAGAGACAAACTGTGACGAGTCTGACAGGACGTACTCAAACTCCGACAGGAATTGTAGCAAGGAGGGTCTCCAACACTTGCACTATGGTGCAAATGGTGATTCCCAGGGTGTGGCAGATCCTGTACCCAGCTGCTCATCAGATGGGAATGCTCAAGTGGCTTCTCAGGAGCTTATGGAAGCGGACTGAAATGTAAGCTCAGCCAGAGAAGCAAGAAACAGAGAAACTGCCATGGCAACAAGACAGACTGACAGTGGCAGAAAGCAGAGCAAAGCTCAGAGAAAGTGGGACGCCTTAACAATAGAGGGTTACAAATAACAGACAGAAATGCAGCAAAAGACTGCAGGTACATCATTTACTCAGAAAACGTTCTGCTGATGTACTAGGACTGAGCCAACCAAAGCACCTCTGCAGCGTTAGATTATAGCTACCAAATgatattcattttgaagaatCTCTTCTTGACATTTGTTAAGATATAATGTTGGATGATTCAGTGTGATTGTCCAGTTCTAAGGAAGGCATGAAAGGATAGATGTATTACAAACAAATTCACATTGACATTGAGCTAATTCCGTAGTTTTGTTTCTCGTTTGTCATTTGGGACTTTTCTGTTGAGTTATTTCAGATGCAGGTTATGGTATGTGTGTgagtttcattcattcattcattcatttattcataatgCAGATCTGTTGATATCTGTGCCTCTGACTTTTCTGTATTGCTCCATTGTGCGCTTTTATTTGAACTGACATTATGTAGTTGTAATGAAGGAGTCGCAGTGATTATTCTCTCAATTACGTTGTTTGTGGATGAGTTCTGCCAGAATGAATGGATAAGACGATCAATGAAGTTGCGAGCTGTGCATAAAGCAAAGATCAAATCATTGTTATTGGGGAGATTCCAGTTGAGGCTATGTTTAACAGAGCAGAGAATAACGATTAAAAGCTTATACAGTCACACTGATTGAAAAGTTGTTTTACTTATGCCCAGTTTCATTTTTATCTGTGTGATTTGGAGAAAGTTCTGTGTCGAGTTCACTGTTTGTTCTATCGCCTTAATGTTGTATGGTAATTAAAACAACCTACATTATTGCTGGctgatatttattatttgtgtatttatttaatgcacaGGTGCTTTGATATAAGCCATTTAAGTTTTGTTACTGCGTTACTTACTTAAGTGAACTTATAAATGTCCAATATACAGCAGTTAGCAGTATGCTGGTGATTAAAATCtggtaatgttatttttgttctttgtaCCTTGAAATAGCATTTAAATACAATGAATATGATGATCATTTAATACAAgtttatcacaaaaaaaatatatatagattagTGGTTTTCAACCAGGAGGCctcacaattatttaaaattatgaattaagATGATTTAATATAAGACAAAACAAGAATTAAAAAGCCAAAAGAAGTAAAAGTCaagatatttcttattttaatatactccCTCCAATCCTAAATGAAAAAGCATTTACTTcgtcaaaatacagaaaaaaatgtaatattgtgaaatattattgaagtttaaaataatggtttactccattactccagtcttcagtgtcacatgatacttcatgatgaaatcgttctaatatgctgatttattacttttattatcaatgttggaaacagttgtgctgcttaattttttttttttttttttttttgggaacgtgatttttttcaggattctctgatgaataaaaagtttaaaagaacagcatttattcaaaatacaaacattttcaacaatataagtcttgctaaataaaattattcatttctttcaaaaaaagaataaaaatttactaaccacaaacttttaaaatggtagtttttattgttacaaaagatttctattttaaatgaatgctgttctaaatgtttgttctattatgtttaaaatatattcaaatagaaaacagttattttacactgaaatactattttactatatatatatatatatatatatatatttttttttttttttaatattaaaaaaatatatattaaatataaatagtattCTCATACTAACAGCTGTCTGAAGTTTTGGTTGATTGCAAttcattacatacctttctatcaaagttaccTGACATTATTAAGAtgaatttgttatatatatgtgaccctggaccacaaaaccagtcttaagtcactggggtatatttgtagcaatagccaaaaatacattgtaggggtcaaaattatagatttttcttttgtgccaaaaatcgttaggaaattaagtaaagatcatgttccatgaagatattttgtaattttcctactgtaaatatatcaaaacttaatttttgattagtaatatgctttgcaaagaacttaatttggacaactttaaagccgattttctcaatattttgatttttttgcaccctcagattccagatactGAAATAGCTGCATCTCGACCagatattgtcttatcctaacaaaccatacatcgatggaaagcttatttattcagctttcagatgatgtataaagctcaattttgaaaaactgacacttatgactggttatgtggtccagggtcacatatatatatataaatatatatatatatatgatcttatatatctatatctatatatctatatctatatatctatatatatatatatatatatatatatatacactgccctccaaaacaCCCtggaaaagtggggttttggacaatattggcatgaatcctttttaatttgtgataattttgcacgtATAAGGGACAGCTAcgaaactacgaaaacatattttattacataaacagtttatacatagaaacacagtaaccaggcatcacacctggcaaaggggcatgtctgacttttggagggcagtgtacatatacagtatatatatgtatgtatatatatgtgtatatatatatatatatatatatatagatagatagatagatagatagatagatgcaaaaccagctaaatccatctgacgtatttctttaaaatttctttctggctactttgtataggtttgtATGTAAGTACTGGCATTTCTGaatgggctgaggctggaatttagcaagtttgaagtaaaattatttgatggacgtgtactatgtgtcaggagcattcactcagtatcattatctcatttttgacgacgaagatggcttttagctggttttgcatttgaactcgtcatatatatatatatatatatatatgcatgcattaATCATCATCCATATTCCTTATCCAGTTATTCAACAACAACTggaaaaggttgagaaccactacCATATAAGACCTTAGTCAAACCCTATGACCTTAGACCTGCCATGATACACATTAAATGTACAGTGGAATTATCATTTGATGCCATCTTTGTACCATAGAATTGTAGATTTAGGCAGAATTGTAATTGAACTCTTTTTCAATTCAAGGCCTTCTAGTGTAGTCACTTACTTTCCACAAATTTCCCTGTTGC is from Labeo rohita strain BAU-BD-2019 chromosome 13, IGBB_LRoh.1.0, whole genome shotgun sequence and encodes:
- the zmp:0000000662 gene encoding RING finger protein 145 encodes the protein MPRLEEVANVVLRVPSILVLDMLYKCDIDSFTDHLKARTEDMLFKYKYVIWNIYYLGHVVSAVVLLLPLGHIIQLYLHVLCALLLYMGHQIVRDYVRDEAKYGYDGALFLDSPALNRFVTALTSQIIVSTLCAFLMRTQRVWLFSAHLLPLLARVVCIPLDWLLTLSSASMMITGAEVAIFLLANLFVPYRLARAAYREIMAIEVTELYRLMAVGVSLWHGFAVPVLFSVFWFVLFGVQLVSNYGTLTAVQQGPLLYLLTSVSECCASPYSLLGLTFVVSYMALGLLSLCKFYLGGFNALQNHNVMHRGVTEGVTLLLLALQTGLLDMAALQRCFLLFIILFIVLTSTLQSMSEITEPVVLGLGASRNRSVWKHLRGLSMCGFLLLFPGFMAYKISQFFNMDFWLLILVSSCMLTSLQVMGTLLIYSLFMVEVWRGAALPGLDEIVYYVNGVCRVLEFAVAVCVVAYGAWESLWGEWSWMGASVIIIHSYCNVWLRAQAGWKSFLLRQEAARKINVLPRASAEQLEDHNDVCAICFQDMTSAVITYCGHFFHGSCLRKWLYVQETCPMCHASIKPSPANPNAAAGETPPPPQNPPPSEQQPSPETHQEEQQGSQGDNVRSAETNCDESDRTYSNSDRNCSKEGLQHLHYGANGDSQGVADPVPSCSSDGNAQVASQELMEAD